The following proteins come from a genomic window of Pseudomonas sp. WJP1:
- a CDS encoding phosphoethanolamine transferase, protein MKNSAKIIDYSFKILKAEWPNLVLWSYLLSPLIVRTLTNYQHSKIDLLVFYTLGMSVLWLLAIRFISSNQFKVHIILLPFYLVAAVDLFLVLNFNSKLTAAYIFIGLTNYKEASDFLPTYWQSISIVLVIFIFCYGVGLIGLHKRELYKNKGIFVLVVSALLVGYGAYFYKTVKLNSLGKSAVMDLLAKDQSTPVGYLSQIALTADLYLGTEKLIKRRREADVKITSMSDQSNIETIVFVIGESSRPHNWSLYGYHKETTPNLGKQAGIFKFNHICTTAPYTAFAVPSMLSLEPIWDWESIVSTKSLVSIYRAAGYMTYWLSVQEVDSFGGIIPQIAAEAQYRHYFERSYDGALISEYEKILKKGDTEKKAIFIHVKGSHFEYSRRYPEHFDKFQPSTNSFKDKITAEYDNSILYTDWLLSTIIDQLKSSKKPSVLFYSSDHGENMMDDSQGLLGHGIGNKYDLPVSAFIWASDNVSSQQSLKLLKLRERESQKISISSLPHTLLNITGVFTNKYKSSDDLLSDDFVSSKCPHLLGAGYVPSFDFDTH, encoded by the coding sequence ATGAAAAACTCTGCCAAAATTATCGATTACTCATTTAAAATATTAAAAGCAGAATGGCCAAATTTAGTATTGTGGTCATATCTGCTATCACCGTTGATTGTTAGAACGCTAACAAACTATCAACACTCTAAAATTGATTTATTGGTCTTTTACACCCTTGGCATGTCGGTGTTGTGGCTTTTGGCAATTAGATTTATTTCATCCAATCAATTCAAAGTTCACATCATTCTGCTGCCATTTTATTTGGTAGCAGCTGTTGATCTCTTTTTGGTTTTAAATTTCAACTCAAAATTAACAGCGGCCTATATATTTATTGGTTTGACAAACTATAAGGAGGCAAGCGATTTTTTACCGACCTATTGGCAGTCCATCAGTATCGTTTTGGTGATTTTCATATTTTGCTATGGGGTTGGATTAATAGGCCTGCATAAGCGCGAATTATATAAAAACAAAGGTATTTTTGTTCTGGTTGTTAGCGCCTTGCTGGTGGGGTATGGGGCGTATTTTTATAAAACTGTCAAACTTAATTCTCTCGGGAAATCTGCAGTCATGGATCTCCTTGCAAAAGATCAAAGCACGCCAGTAGGTTATTTATCGCAAATTGCCCTTACTGCAGACTTGTATTTGGGGACGGAGAAACTTATCAAGCGTCGTCGAGAGGCTGATGTAAAAATAACCAGCATGTCGGATCAATCAAATATAGAAACTATTGTTTTTGTGATCGGTGAGTCATCACGGCCGCACAACTGGTCCCTCTACGGTTATCACAAGGAAACAACCCCAAATCTCGGTAAGCAGGCGGGGATTTTCAAGTTTAATCATATTTGCACGACAGCCCCATATACCGCGTTTGCGGTTCCTTCAATGTTGAGCCTTGAGCCTATATGGGATTGGGAATCCATTGTGTCAACAAAATCATTGGTGAGTATATATCGCGCAGCCGGGTACATGACCTATTGGTTGTCTGTGCAGGAAGTTGATAGTTTTGGCGGAATAATTCCACAAATAGCTGCAGAGGCACAGTACCGTCATTATTTTGAGAGAAGCTATGATGGAGCATTAATTTCAGAATATGAAAAAATACTAAAAAAAGGCGATACAGAAAAGAAAGCCATATTTATTCATGTCAAGGGTAGTCATTTCGAGTATTCACGCCGATACCCAGAACATTTCGATAAATTCCAGCCGTCAACAAACAGCTTCAAAGACAAAATTACCGCGGAATATGATAATAGTATTCTATATACGGACTGGCTATTGAGCACAATTATTGATCAATTGAAGTCAAGCAAAAAACCATCTGTCTTGTTTTATTCATCGGATCATGGTGAAAACATGATGGATGACAGTCAAGGGCTCTTGGGTCATGGGATTGGCAATAAATATGACCTCCCGGTTTCGGCATTTATCTGGGCGTCGGATAATGTTTCAAGTCAGCAATCGCTCAAGCTTTTAAAGCTGAGGGAAAGAGAAAGTCAGAAAATCAGCATATCATCCTTGCCCCATACTCTTTTAAATATCACTGGGGTTTTCACGAATAAGTATAAAAGTTCGGATGATTTATTAAGTGATGATTTTGTATCGTCGAAATGTCCACATCTGCTCGGCGCAGGCTATGTTCCATCGTTCGATTTTGACACCCATTAA
- the pqqC gene encoding pyrroloquinoline-quinone synthase PqqC → MTNTPMTPTEFEQALRAKGAYYHIHHPFHQAMYAGRATRAQIQGWVANRFYYQLNIPLKDAAILANCPDREVRREWLQRILDHDGVPGSEGGIEAWLRLGEAVGLDREQILSQELVLPGVRFAVDAYVNFARRACWQESASSSLTELFAPQIHQSRLDAWPTHYPWIDVAGYDYFRTRLSQARRDVEHGLRITLAHYVTLEAQQRMLQILQFKLDVLWSMLDAMSMAYELERPPYHTVTRDNVWHRGIAL, encoded by the coding sequence ATGACCAACACACCGATGACCCCCACTGAATTCGAGCAGGCCCTGCGCGCCAAAGGCGCCTACTACCACATCCACCACCCATTCCACCAAGCCATGTACGCCGGCCGCGCCACTCGCGCACAGATCCAGGGCTGGGTCGCCAATCGCTTTTACTATCAGCTCAACATCCCGCTCAAGGATGCCGCCATCCTCGCCAATTGCCCCGACCGTGAAGTGCGCCGCGAATGGCTGCAACGCATCCTCGATCACGACGGCGTCCCTGGCAGCGAAGGCGGCATCGAAGCCTGGTTGCGCCTGGGCGAGGCGGTGGGGCTGGATCGCGAGCAAATTCTATCCCAGGAGCTGGTGCTCCCCGGCGTACGTTTCGCCGTGGATGCCTACGTCAATTTCGCCCGTCGTGCCTGTTGGCAGGAATCGGCCAGCAGCTCGCTGACCGAGCTGTTCGCACCGCAGATCCATCAATCGCGACTCGATGCCTGGCCGACCCATTACCCGTGGATCGACGTCGCCGGCTACGACTACTTCCGTACGCGGCTGAGCCAGGCCCGGCGCGATGTCGAGCACGGCTTGCGCATCACCCTGGCACACTACGTCACCCTCGAGGCCCAACAACGCATGCTGCAGATCCTGCAATTCAAGCTCGATGTGCTGTGGAGCATGCTCGATGCCATGAGCATGGCCTACGAGCTGGAGCGCCCGCCGTATCACACCGTCACCCGCGACAACGTCTGGCACCGGGGGATTGCCCTGTGA
- the pqqD gene encoding pyrroloquinoline quinone biosynthesis peptide chaperone PqqD yields the protein MNLINREQSPSLRRGFRLQWEPRQDCHVLLYPEGMIKLNASAGQILDLLDGQRSVAAIIDRLTASFPDVPGIDEDVLAFLEVAHAQFWIE from the coding sequence GTGAACCTGATCAACCGCGAGCAGTCACCTTCATTGCGCCGCGGCTTTCGCCTGCAATGGGAACCGCGCCAGGACTGCCACGTGCTGCTGTACCCCGAAGGCATGATCAAGCTCAACGCCAGTGCGGGGCAGATTCTCGATCTGCTGGACGGCCAGCGTAGCGTCGCGGCGATCATCGATCGGCTGACGGCGAGTTTTCCCGACGTGCCGGGAATCGACGAGGACGTGCTGGCCTTCCTGGAGGTGGCCCATGCGCAATTCTGGATCGAGTGA
- the pqqE gene encoding pyrroloquinoline quinone biosynthesis protein PqqE, with protein sequence MRNSGSSDALPGPPLWLLAELTYRCPLQCPYCSNPLDFARHGEELSTQEWIRVFREARDMGAAQLGFSGGEPLVRQDLAELIKAARDMGYYTNLITSGIGLTEQKVRDFKVAGLDHIQISFQAADEAVNNMLAGSRKAFAQKLAMARAVKAQGYPMVLNFVTHRHNIDDIARIIDLCLELEADFVELATCQFYGWAELNRVGLLPTREQLQRAERITNEYRQRLEAQGHPCKLIFVTPDYYEERPKTCMNGWANLFLDITPDGTALPCHSARQLPVQFPNVREHSIEHIWNDSFGFNRFRGDAWMKEPCRSCDEKHKDLGGCRCQAFMLTGDAENADPVCSKSPHHGVILKACEEADAPGLGMEHLTLRNEKASRLIYRG encoded by the coding sequence ATGCGCAATTCTGGATCGAGTGACGCGCTGCCGGGGCCACCCTTGTGGCTGTTGGCGGAGCTGACCTATCGCTGTCCGTTGCAGTGTCCGTATTGCTCCAACCCTTTGGATTTCGCCCGGCACGGCGAGGAACTGAGCACGCAGGAATGGATTCGCGTATTCCGTGAGGCGCGGGACATGGGCGCCGCGCAATTGGGCTTTTCCGGTGGCGAGCCACTGGTTCGGCAAGACCTGGCCGAGTTGATCAAGGCCGCGCGGGACATGGGTTACTACACCAACCTGATCACCTCGGGCATCGGCCTGACCGAGCAGAAAGTGCGGGACTTCAAGGTCGCCGGGCTCGATCACATCCAGATCAGTTTCCAGGCCGCCGACGAAGCGGTGAACAACATGCTCGCCGGCTCGCGCAAGGCCTTCGCGCAGAAACTGGCGATGGCCCGGGCGGTGAAAGCCCAGGGTTATCCGATGGTGCTCAATTTCGTCACCCACCGACACAACATTGATGACATCGCCAGGATCATCGATTTGTGCCTGGAGCTGGAAGCGGACTTCGTCGAGTTGGCCACCTGCCAGTTCTATGGCTGGGCCGAGCTCAACCGCGTCGGCCTGTTGCCGACACGCGAGCAATTGCAGCGCGCCGAGCGCATCACCAACGAGTATCGCCAGCGTCTTGAGGCGCAAGGCCACCCGTGCAAGCTGATATTCGTCACCCCGGATTACTACGAAGAGCGTCCGAAAACCTGCATGAACGGCTGGGCCAACCTGTTTCTCGACATCACTCCGGACGGTACGGCGTTGCCGTGTCACAGCGCCCGGCAACTACCGGTGCAGTTTCCCAACGTGCGCGAACACAGCATCGAACATATCTGGAACGATTCGTTTGGCTTCAACCGTTTTCGTGGCGATGCCTGGATGAAGGAACCCTGTCGTTCCTGCGATGAGAAACACAAGGACCTGGGTGGCTGCCGCTGCCAGGCGTTCATGTTGACCGGCGATGCCGAGAACGCCGACCCGGTGTGCAGCAAGTCGCCACACCATGGCGTCATCCTCAAGGCCTGCGAGGAGGCCGATGCACCGGGGCTGGGCATGGAACACCTGACGTTGCGCAATGAGAAAGCTTCGCGCCTGATCTACCGCGGATAA
- the ercA gene encoding alcohol dehydrogenase-like regulatory protein ErcA, with product MSQSLSQLRKFVSPEIIFGAGCRHNVGNYAKTFGARKVLVVSDPGVIAAGWVADVEASLQALGIEYCLYSGVSPNPRVEEVMLGAELYRENHCDVIVAVGGGSPMDCGKGIGIVVAHGRSILEFEGVDTIRVPSPPLILIPTTAGTSADVSQFVIISNQQERMKFSIVSKAVVPDVSLIDPETTLSMDPFLSACTGIDALVHAIEAFVSTGHGPLTDPHALEAMRLINGNLVQMIANPTDIALREKIMLGSMQAGLAFSNAILGAVHAMSHSLGGFLDLPHGLCNAVLVEHVVAFNYSSSPDRFKVIAETFGIDCRGLNQRQICGRLVEHLIALKHAIGFHETLGLHGVSTSDIPFLSQHAMDDPCILTNPRESSQRDVEVVYGEAL from the coding sequence ATGAGCCAGAGTCTCAGCCAGCTGCGTAAATTCGTTTCGCCTGAAATCATCTTCGGTGCCGGCTGCCGGCACAACGTCGGCAACTACGCCAAGACCTTTGGCGCGCGCAAGGTCCTTGTGGTCAGCGACCCCGGGGTGATTGCCGCCGGTTGGGTCGCGGATGTCGAAGCCAGCCTGCAAGCCCTGGGCATCGAATATTGCCTCTACAGTGGCGTCTCGCCCAACCCGCGGGTGGAAGAGGTGATGCTGGGTGCCGAGCTGTACCGGGAAAACCACTGCGATGTGATCGTCGCCGTCGGCGGCGGCAGCCCGATGGATTGCGGTAAAGGCATCGGCATCGTCGTCGCCCATGGCCGCAGCATCCTCGAGTTCGAAGGCGTGGACACCATCCGCGTGCCGAGCCCGCCGCTGATCCTGATTCCGACCACCGCCGGCACCTCGGCCGACGTTTCGCAATTCGTGATCATCTCCAATCAGCAGGAGCGCATGAAGTTCTCCATCGTCAGCAAGGCGGTGGTGCCGGATGTGTCGCTGATCGACCCCGAAACCACCCTGAGCATGGACCCGTTCCTGTCGGCCTGTACCGGTATCGATGCGCTGGTGCACGCCATCGAAGCCTTCGTGTCCACGGGGCACGGGCCACTGACCGATCCCCATGCGCTGGAAGCCATGCGCCTGATCAACGGCAACCTGGTGCAGATGATCGCCAACCCGACGGACATCGCCCTGCGCGAGAAAATCATGCTCGGCAGCATGCAGGCCGGGCTGGCGTTCTCCAACGCGATCCTTGGCGCGGTGCATGCCATGTCCCACAGTCTCGGCGGCTTTCTCGACCTGCCCCATGGGCTGTGCAACGCGGTGCTGGTGGAACACGTCGTGGCGTTCAACTACAGCTCGTCACCGGATCGTTTCAAGGTGATTGCCGAGACCTTTGGCATCGACTGCCGAGGCCTGAACCAGCGGCAGATCTGCGGGCGCCTGGTCGAGCACCTGATCGCGCTGAAACACGCCATCGGTTTCCACGAAACCCTCGGTTTGCATGGGGTCAGTACGTCGGACATTCCCTTCCTGTCGCAACACGCCATGGATGATCCGTGCATCCTTACCAACCCGCGCGAATCCAGCCAGCGTGATGTCGAGGTCGTCTATGGCGAAGCCCTCTGA
- the pqqB gene encoding pyrroloquinoline quinone biosynthesis protein PqqB, with the protein MHIRVLGSAAGGGFPQWNCNCRQCAGVRNGSLRSRRRTQSSIALSDNGVDWVLCNASPDIRAQLEGFAPLQPARRLRDSAIAGVVLLDSHIDHCTGLLSLREGCPHKVWCTERVHQDLSSGFPLFTMLRHWNGGLHWQPIALEREPFSIGACAHLRFHAIPLVSNAPPYSPNRGDPQPGDTIGLFVEDQRSGASLFYAPGLGQVDDQVLAWMQRADCLLLDGTLWRDDEMRICEVGQSLGSEMGHLAQSGPGGMLEVLEGFPRQRKVLIHINNTNPILDEDSAERALLERRGIEVAYDGMSIEL; encoded by the coding sequence ATGCACATCCGCGTTCTCGGTTCCGCCGCTGGCGGTGGTTTCCCGCAGTGGAACTGCAACTGCCGCCAGTGCGCCGGTGTGCGCAATGGCAGCCTGCGGTCCCGGCGTCGCACACAGTCCTCGATTGCCCTGAGCGACAACGGTGTGGACTGGGTGCTGTGCAATGCTTCGCCGGACATCCGCGCGCAACTCGAGGGTTTTGCGCCGCTGCAACCGGCGCGCCGCTTGCGTGACAGCGCCATTGCTGGCGTGGTGTTGCTGGACAGCCACATCGATCACTGCACCGGTCTGCTGAGCCTGCGTGAAGGCTGCCCCCATAAGGTGTGGTGCACCGAGCGGGTTCATCAGGACCTCAGCAGCGGCTTCCCGCTGTTCACCATGCTCAGGCACTGGAACGGTGGATTGCATTGGCAACCGATAGCGCTGGAGCGTGAGCCGTTCAGTATCGGCGCCTGCGCGCACCTGCGGTTTCATGCGATTCCATTGGTCAGCAACGCACCGCCGTATTCGCCCAATCGCGGCGATCCGCAACCGGGCGACACCATTGGTTTGTTCGTTGAAGACCAGCGCAGCGGTGCCTCGCTGTTTTACGCACCTGGCCTGGGGCAGGTCGATGATCAGGTACTGGCCTGGATGCAGCGCGCCGATTGCCTGTTGCTGGACGGCACCCTGTGGCGCGACGACGAGATGCGCATTTGTGAAGTCGGCCAGAGCCTGGGCAGCGAAATGGGCCATCTGGCACAAAGCGGGCCCGGCGGCATGCTGGAAGTGCTGGAAGGTTTCCCCCGCCAGCGCAAGGTGCTGATCCACATCAACAACACCAATCCGATCCTCGATGAAGACTCGGCCGAGCGGGCGCTGCTGGAGCGGCGGGGGATCGAGGTGGCTTATGACGGCATGAGTATTGAGCTGTAG
- a CDS encoding PAS domain-containing hybrid sensor histidine kinase/response regulator: MAKPSDEQQQRALAGLLGLGSHSARKSHYPELAARLDELEAERNRYKWLFENAVHGIFQASLQDGMRAANPAMARMLGYQDPQEVLFSLADLASNLFVGGVRELEDIGEILTHQGSLHGYETQLRRKDGSCLDVLMNLLLKPGQEGLVEGFVADITERKLAQQRLQQLNDELEQRVTARTDELLEANRNLQQQITQRKQIAEALRDARDAAEAANHSKDKYLAAASHDLLQPLNAARLLISTLRERKLPEVEQVLVERTHQALEGAEDLLTDLLDISRLDQAAVKPDVALYRLDELLGPLVSEFQSVAEAAGLRLRVHMGDYAICTDLRLMTRILRNFLSNACRYTDEGSILLAARRRGDRLRLEVWDTGRGIPADRLDSIFLEFNQLDVGRAADRKGVGLGLAIVERIAKILDYRIQVHSLPGRGSMFSIEVPISREVPLPISLTAPQPGTGNPLPGRRLLVLDNEVSILESMSALLGQWGCDVVTATDEASAVAALAGQAPELILADYHLDHGVVGCDVVRHLREHYRQPIPAVIITADRTDQCRRSLQRLEAPLLNKPVKPGKLRAVLSQLLGAPA; this comes from the coding sequence ATGGCGAAGCCCTCTGACGAACAGCAACAACGGGCGCTGGCCGGACTGCTCGGATTAGGCAGTCATTCGGCGCGCAAGAGCCATTACCCGGAACTGGCCGCGCGCCTGGATGAACTGGAAGCTGAGCGCAACCGCTACAAATGGCTGTTCGAAAACGCGGTCCACGGGATTTTCCAGGCCAGCCTGCAAGACGGCATGCGCGCCGCCAACCCGGCAATGGCGCGCATGCTCGGCTATCAAGACCCGCAGGAGGTGCTGTTCTCCCTGGCGGACCTGGCCAGCAACCTGTTTGTCGGCGGCGTGCGGGAGCTGGAAGACATTGGCGAAATCCTCACCCACCAGGGCAGCCTGCACGGCTATGAAACCCAGTTGCGACGCAAGGATGGCAGCTGTCTCGACGTGCTGATGAACCTGCTGCTCAAGCCCGGTCAGGAAGGGCTGGTGGAAGGGTTCGTCGCCGACATCACCGAACGCAAACTCGCCCAGCAACGCCTGCAGCAACTCAATGACGAGCTGGAGCAGCGCGTGACCGCGCGCACCGATGAGCTGCTGGAAGCCAACCGCAACCTGCAACAGCAGATCACCCAGCGCAAGCAGATCGCCGAAGCCTTGCGCGATGCCCGTGACGCCGCGGAGGCGGCCAATCACAGCAAGGACAAATACCTCGCCGCCGCCAGTCACGACCTGCTGCAACCCCTCAACGCCGCGCGGTTGCTGATCTCCACCTTGCGTGAGCGCAAGCTGCCCGAAGTCGAGCAGGTGCTGGTCGAACGCACTCACCAGGCACTGGAAGGCGCTGAGGATCTGCTCACCGATTTGCTCGATATCTCAAGGCTCGATCAAGCGGCGGTCAAGCCGGATGTCGCGCTGTACCGCCTCGACGAATTGCTCGGGCCATTGGTCTCGGAGTTCCAGTCGGTGGCCGAGGCCGCCGGCTTGCGTTTGCGTGTGCACATGGGCGACTACGCCATTTGTACGGACTTGCGCCTGATGACCCGGATCCTGCGCAACTTCCTCAGCAACGCCTGCCGCTACACCGACGAAGGCAGCATCCTGCTCGCGGCAAGGCGCCGGGGCGACAGGCTGCGCCTGGAAGTGTGGGATACCGGGCGCGGGATCCCGGCCGATCGCCTCGATTCGATCTTCCTCGAATTCAATCAACTGGACGTCGGCCGCGCGGCCGACCGCAAGGGCGTGGGGCTGGGGCTGGCGATCGTCGAGCGCATCGCGAAAATCCTCGATTACCGGATCCAGGTGCATTCACTGCCGGGCCGGGGGTCGATGTTCAGCATCGAGGTGCCGATTTCCCGTGAGGTGCCGTTGCCCATCAGCCTCACGGCGCCTCAACCGGGCACGGGTAATCCGTTGCCGGGCCGGCGTTTGCTGGTGCTGGACAATGAAGTGAGCATCCTTGAGAGCATGAGCGCGTTGCTCGGGCAGTGGGGCTGCGACGTCGTCACGGCCACCGATGAAGCCTCGGCGGTGGCGGCCCTGGCGGGCCAGGCACCGGAACTGATTCTGGCGGACTATCACCTTGACCACGGCGTGGTGGGATGTGACGTGGTCAGGCATTTGCGCGAGCATTACCGCCAGCCGATTCCTGCGGTGATCATCACCGCGGATCGTACCGATCAGTGCCGGCGCTCACTGCAACGACTTGAAGCGCCGCTGCTGAACAAACCGGTGAAACCCGGCAAGTTGCGTGCGGTGTTGAGTCAGTTGTTGGGGGCGCCGGCTTGA
- a CDS encoding glycosyl hydrolase family 5 — translation MVQLFRRPRILLLLLPFFAIWPFRTWASDWVVSVDERNGLPMLVRGGSPVVATTFSFFGRNWDWTYLQTEFKVNTPYRYSLAGKNKALDFDLTAQIQKQGEQKLSWNFTLDAHSGKSGVSGGGIVFEFDPALFAGEMGEPTLLPENRGWTWGNAQGRRIEMRFEPALAGVYFESGSKSEVRAFFYKNTIKPGRQDFTATLSVSGDVAVGPTTTERFGLSDPKSWPTDKLDWKSSPVDLSFLNTQEKPAGKRGFVKASGEQLLFADNTAARFWGTNLSAYTLFLTPDDAIKLQAKRLSALGFNLVRLHHHDSPWVFPNIFGDGRVTRSTQQLSPQSLKKIDWWIKCLKDEGIYVWLDLHVQRVFTENDNIYGFDELPKEEQNFTYLKGYSYVNLTIQKAMKRFAEAYLTHVNSYTGLAYKDDPAIAAVLITNENDVTNHFGNALLPDKNLPKHNRVYMAEAEAFAKQHNLSADQTWRSWEPGSSKLFLNDLERRFNVDMIQHLRGIGVKVPIATTSSWGRNGLNSLPALTAGDVIDVHSYGGSGQIEKNPLYSDGIVNWLAAGQVTGKPLTVTEWNNEPFPTPDRHSLPLYIAGTARHQGWDALMQYAYSQEPLGGEDMSASNWHTYNDPAMLATLPAAALLYRRADVREATTTYVFAPTPSTLFNQMITPANSALLRTAMEKGKLEIAMPQTPQLPWLQQSVIPSNAQEFHDPGQSLLDTNASESTTDTGELKRNWKQGIYTINTPRTQAATGWIGGESISLGNIQVQVKTANASVVVQSLDDAPLGRSQDLLISLGTRAIPQDDAKIPFYVEPLEGTLTIQAPQGLTLFTHGILGQMKKLPATYLDGRYTIKFDGLQASNWLFLKKGVTQAQP, via the coding sequence ATGGTCCAATTGTTTCGCCGTCCCCGGATACTGCTCCTGCTACTGCCGTTTTTTGCTATTTGGCCATTTCGTACCTGGGCGTCGGACTGGGTCGTCAGTGTGGATGAGCGCAACGGCCTGCCAATGCTGGTGCGTGGTGGCAGTCCGGTAGTTGCTACGACATTCTCGTTCTTTGGGAGGAACTGGGACTGGACGTATTTGCAGACCGAATTCAAGGTAAACACCCCTTATCGATACTCCCTTGCAGGCAAAAACAAAGCGCTGGATTTCGACTTGACTGCGCAGATTCAGAAGCAAGGCGAGCAAAAACTGAGCTGGAACTTTACCCTGGATGCACACAGCGGGAAGTCTGGCGTTTCAGGTGGTGGCATCGTCTTCGAATTCGACCCCGCTCTTTTCGCTGGAGAAATGGGCGAGCCCACTTTGCTACCCGAAAACCGCGGCTGGACCTGGGGCAATGCACAAGGTCGACGCATCGAAATGCGCTTCGAGCCCGCACTGGCGGGTGTGTACTTTGAATCGGGCAGTAAATCCGAGGTGCGCGCTTTTTTCTACAAGAACACGATCAAACCTGGCCGCCAGGATTTCACAGCCACCTTGAGCGTTTCTGGCGATGTGGCGGTCGGCCCGACCACTACCGAGCGCTTCGGGCTGTCGGACCCAAAGAGCTGGCCGACTGACAAGCTCGACTGGAAATCCTCGCCGGTCGACCTGTCCTTTCTCAACACTCAGGAAAAACCTGCAGGCAAGCGCGGCTTCGTCAAAGCCTCCGGCGAGCAATTGCTATTTGCCGACAACACGGCGGCGCGTTTCTGGGGCACCAACCTTTCGGCCTACACGCTGTTCCTCACGCCAGACGATGCAATCAAGCTGCAGGCCAAACGCCTGTCGGCACTGGGCTTCAATCTCGTACGACTGCACCACCATGACTCGCCATGGGTCTTCCCGAACATCTTTGGCGACGGTAGGGTCACGCGCAGCACCCAGCAACTGAGCCCGCAATCGCTGAAAAAAATCGACTGGTGGATCAAGTGCCTGAAAGACGAAGGCATTTATGTGTGGCTCGATCTGCACGTCCAGCGAGTCTTCACTGAAAACGACAACATTTATGGCTTCGATGAATTGCCAAAAGAAGAGCAGAATTTTACCTATCTCAAGGGCTATTCCTATGTGAATCTCACCATTCAGAAAGCCATGAAGCGCTTTGCCGAAGCCTACCTGACCCATGTAAACAGCTACACCGGTCTCGCCTACAAAGACGACCCGGCGATCGCCGCCGTATTGATTACCAACGAAAACGACGTCACCAATCACTTTGGCAACGCCTTGTTGCCAGACAAGAATTTGCCGAAGCACAATCGCGTCTACATGGCGGAGGCCGAGGCTTTTGCCAAGCAGCACAATCTGTCTGCAGACCAGACCTGGCGCTCCTGGGAGCCAGGCTCCTCCAAGCTGTTCCTTAACGATCTGGAGCGACGTTTCAACGTCGACATGATTCAACACCTGCGTGGAATAGGCGTGAAGGTCCCCATCGCAACAACCAGTAGCTGGGGCCGCAATGGTCTGAACTCCCTGCCGGCCCTTACCGCCGGCGACGTAATCGACGTCCATAGCTACGGGGGTTCGGGACAGATAGAGAAAAACCCGCTCTACAGCGACGGCATAGTGAATTGGCTTGCTGCCGGCCAGGTCACCGGCAAACCCTTGACTGTCACCGAGTGGAACAATGAGCCCTTCCCGACACCAGACCGTCACTCGCTGCCACTCTATATCGCCGGCACCGCCAGACACCAAGGCTGGGATGCACTGATGCAATATGCCTACAGCCAGGAGCCACTGGGGGGCGAAGACATGAGTGCCAGCAACTGGCACACCTATAACGACCCTGCAATGCTGGCCACTCTGCCCGCCGCTGCCTTGCTTTATCGCCGTGCAGACGTTCGCGAAGCAACAACGACCTACGTCTTCGCGCCGACGCCAAGCACCCTGTTCAACCAAATGATCACACCGGCCAACTCTGCTCTACTGCGCACAGCCATGGAGAAAGGCAAGCTGGAAATCGCGATGCCACAGACGCCGCAATTGCCTTGGTTGCAACAGAGCGTTATCCCAAGCAATGCACAGGAATTTCATGACCCTGGCCAGTCGCTGCTGGACACCAATGCCAGCGAGTCCACGACAGACACGGGTGAGCTAAAGCGCAACTGGAAACAAGGCATCTACACCATCAATACACCACGTACCCAGGCCGCTACCGGCTGGATCGGCGGCGAGTCGATCAGCCTCGGCAACATTCAAGTTCAAGTGAAGACCGCCAACGCCAGTGTGGTGGTGCAAAGTCTGGACGACGCGCCTTTGGGCCGATCGCAGGATTTACTGATTTCGTTAGGCACCCGTGCCATCCCCCAAGACGACGCCAAAATACCTTTTTACGTTGAGCCCCTCGAGGGCACGCTAACAATCCAGGCGCCGCAAGGCTTGACACTGTTCACCCACGGCATTCTGGGGCAAATGAAGAAGCTGCCCGCGACCTACCTTGATGGCCGCTATACAATCAAGTTCGACGGCCTGCAGGCGTCGAACTGGTTGTTTTTGAAAAAAGGCGTCACGCAAGCACAACCTTAG